A stretch of the Alnus glutinosa chromosome 6, dhAlnGlut1.1, whole genome shotgun sequence genome encodes the following:
- the LOC133870353 gene encoding uncharacterized protein LOC133870353, with product MSTNSDATTVRRLCYCGVPARVRYAWTTSNSARKWYGCENYKRDGDCDFFAWANNEMSPYEVKVMEHFKRMEDRHQADIDRLEQLIETKCNDQYVRLRQELGLHQSNWKMSRAVIVVVILLLVFYLSGYGQPRGTYLMLN from the exons ATGTCGACAAATAGTGATGCGACAACTGTACGTCGATTATGTTATTGTGGAGTACCTGCACGTGTAAGGTACGCTTGGACTACGTCTAATAGCGCTAGGAAGTGGTATGGGTGTGAAaactacaag AGAGatggtgattgtgattttttcgCATGGGCTAATAACGAGATGTCGCCATATGAGGTGAAAGTAATGGAACATTTCAAACGCATGGAGGATAGACACCAAGCAGATATTGATAGACTTGAGCAGTTGATTGAAACAAAATGTAATGATCAATATGTCAGACTTAGGCAGGAGCTGGGGCTGCATCAATCTAATTGGAAGATGTCTCGAGCAGTGATAGTAGTagtcattttgcttttagttttttatctTAGTGGCTATGGTCAACCTAGAGGTACTTACTTGATGTTAAATTGA